A single region of the Drosophila miranda strain MSH22 chromosome 2, D.miranda_PacBio2.1, whole genome shotgun sequence genome encodes:
- the LOC108157716 gene encoding uncharacterized protein LOC108157716, whose translation MVYKMPRPGKEGNGYRHSHLRLKEIFTHNVAAELHKEDDRLHTETTRPKEGKDDEYSKEDNIHCIQKKDSNKGYTEEVEEYSIKDHYTKKKNSNNTKFTKEKTSIDPKIVKACWEKADEYVNQIIKAQDAAIDHNTNASDREIKEKASKRNFYHKAEAQIRPDICNSSEQPSEQANDYSDCNLKEEIDSSSDQDTTACPSDQSTDNSLSYSQVFSEIYEESITRQQRAEKLCRAYNLSKSPDYAEYRSYRTDEESEPSTFRSLSSECFSDVARNPENTDNQATDVLNYDSIKAKIVASLETLYNPEHEEQQAGPEEETTATNSTVDSECSSVSGNISQDSDDQSSGELDYDALIQEQLRIINEYENKDALDSVRSSFRRSITSDVVEFDSGQSGESEAQSHCSSNGELSPRLSPRQLASSSSSTRSLKELNAGPSQLYSFRSLKDRCEYSSRGISRTKSEVFRKINENISPQRDQLTDQEEIAEAESSDRDMTDDTDYRTYSDSSTTSTISLASVRTDCLCSSTRHHHYHHHRRQRRLESVPKAYQDRGSSPINIKTARFSPMSETVDSQNEKSKDSFSTKSIASIAVQYPSDDEQKVPKKSRSRLGLSFYNADEALIELADFSCPLVMGENSDYLDLTISTDEDHISAKLLAAALTSRSKSRSTRAGSTPRDAHESIMSCKPRVAFKRRSEPEEAHCRKNRLYWIADSILSDSLQRYQQITVEYELARGDDDDDPLHFDISREIQTLEFNKKFQHQLQALKEIFQ comes from the exons ATGGTCTATAAAATG CCCCGTCCTGGTAAGGAAGGGAACGGGTACAGGCATAGTCATCTACGGTTGAAGGAGATCTTTACCCACAACGTTGCTGCTGAACTCCACAAGGAAGATGATAGGCTCCATACTGAAACGACGCGCCCCAAGGAGGGCAAGGATGACGAATATAGCAAAGAGGATAATATACACTGTATACAAAAAAAGGACTCCAATAAGGGGTATACCGAAGAAGTCGAAGAATATTCCATAAAGGATcactatacaaaaaaaaaaaactctaaCAACACAAAATTTACTAAAGAGAAAACGTCAATCGATCCGAAAATCGTCAAGGCCTGCTGGGAAAAAGCAGATGAGTATGTGAATCAAATCATAAAAGCTCAGGATGCTGCTATCGACCACAATACCAATGCATCGGACAGAGAGATCAAGGAAAAGGCCTCCAAAAGGAACTTCTATCACAAGGCAGAGGCCCAAATTAGACCAGATATTTGCAACTCCTCCGAACAGCCTTCCGAACAGGCAAATGATTACTCTGACTGCAACCTCAAAGAAGAAATAGACTCTTCGAGTGATCAGGATACAACGGCTTGTCCAAGCGACCAATCCACTGACAATTCTTTGAGCTACAGTCAAGTATTTAGCGAGATTTACGAAGAGTCCATAACGCGTCAACAGAGGGCGGAAAAACTCTGTCGTGCCTACAATCTGAGTAAATCTCCAGACTATGCCGAATATAGGTCCTATCGAACGGACGAAGAATCGGAGCCATCCACATTCAGGAGTTTGAGTTCCGAGTGCTTCAGCGATGTTGCACGTAATCCCGAAAATACTGATAATCAAGCGACAGATGTGCTCAATTATGATAGCATCAAAGCAAAGATCGTCGCCTCTTTAGAAACTCTTTATAATCCCGAACATGAGGAGCAGCAAGCGGGTCCGGAAGAGGAGACTACAGCTACAAATAGTACTGTCGATTCGGAATGCTCTAGCGTTTCTGGTAATATATCCCAAGATTCCGATGATCAGTCTAGTGGTGAGCTCGATTACGATGCTCTCATTCAGGAGCAATTGAGGATCATAAACGAGTATGAAAACAAGGATGCCCTAGATAGCGTGAGGAGCTCATTTAGACGATCGATAACCAGCGATGTGGTAGAGTTTGATTCAGGGCAGAGTGGAGAAAGTGAAGCGCAATCGCATTGTAGCTCTAATGGAGAACTATCGCCTAGGCTTTCACCAAGGCAATTAGCTAGCAGCTCGAGCTCAACAAGAAGCCTGAAAGAATTAAATGCAGGGCCAAGCCAATTATATTCGTTTCGATCTCTCAAAGACCGGTGTGAATACTCTTCTCGTGGAATATCAAGAACAAAATCAGAAGTATTCAGAAAAATTAACGAGAATATCAGCCCTCAGAGAGATCAACTCACGGATCAGGAGGAGATCGCGGAAGCGGAAAGCAGTGACAGAGATATGACAGATGACACCGACTATCGAACCTACAGCGACAGTTCCACAACATCAACGATATCGCTAGCTTCCGTACGAACAGATTGTCTGTGCAGCAGCACacgtcatcatcattatcatcatcatcgtcgtcagCGTCGCCTTGAAAGTGTGCCCAAGGCATATCAAGATCGTGGAAGTAGTCCCATTAACATTAAGACGGCGCGATTCAGCCCCATGTCGGAGACAGTTGACAGTCAAAATGAGAAAAGTAAGGATAGTTTCAGTACCAAATCGATTGCTTCCATTGCGGTACAATATCCCAGCGATGATGAGCAGAAGGTTCCGAAGAAGTCCCGAAGTCGCTTGGGTCTAAGTTTCTACAATGCTGATGAGGCACTGATAGAATTGGCAGATTTCAGTTGTCCTTTGGTCATGGGTGAGAATTCAGATTACTTGGACCTAACGATCTCCACCGATGAGGATCACATCAGTGCTAAGCTATTGGCTGCAGCTCTGACCTCCAGAAGTAAAAGTAGGAGCACCAGAGCCGGAAGCACTCCCAGAGATGCCCATGAGTCGATCATGAGCTGTAAGCCCAGAGTAGCGTTCAAGCGACGCTCAGAGCCGGAGGAGGCCCACTGTAGGAAAAACCGTTTATATTGGATAGCCGACAGCATTCTGAGTGACTCTTTGCAAAGATATCAACAAATAACAGTGGAATACGAGTTGGCTAGGggagatgatgatgatgatccaTTACATTTTGATATCTCTCGCGAGATTCAGACATTGGAGTTCAACAAGAAGTTCCAGCATCAGCTGCAGGCTCTCAAAGAGATTTTTCAATGA